The sequence GTAGGGTTTCTGGCCGCGACCTTCTCTCCCGTATGGGCTCAGGAGTGGGTCCCGCTGGAGAAGAAAGAGGTCAAGGAGCGGCGTTCGCTGCTCGGTGGGGGGAGTCAGTGGCTGGGCAAGACGAGCGGCAAACCGGCTCGACTCAAGGGCCTGCCTGAGGAAATGGGCACGAAGCTGAGCTACTTCTCCGCCAGGATCGGCGGCAAGCAGACTTGGCTGGTGATCGGAACGCCGCCGGCCGGCTCCAAGCCCAGGACTTCGCCCAGGTTCATCGCCGACACGAACCAGAACGGCGACCTGTCCGACGAGAAGATCGTCGCCGGACGCAAGAAGCGCGAGGGCGGGTGGCTGTTCGGGCGGACGGTGGACCACTACGGACCGCTGACGTTCAAGCCGGCCGATGACGCGGACTCGGCGGATGTAGAGCTGACCTTCCAGTACTACGGTGCAGACGGGCTGGCGGCCTCTCCAGCTTTCGAACGCGCGGGCGACATCACCGTCGACGGCCAGGAGTATCATCTCATCCTCTCCGACGGCAATGCGGACGGCCGGTTTGACGGCTTCTACGGGCCGTCCAAGAAGCAGAGCCAGGAGGAAGAGGCTGATTCGAAATGGACGGTGTTTTCCGAGTTTGACGCCATTTCGATCACGCTGAAGGACGCCAAACCCGCGGCGGAAGACGCCGTGATCTACCGCTTCTGGGATACGCCGCCCTTGACCAAGACTCTGCGTCTCAAGGACGTCTACTACCAGGTGGGGGTCAAGCCGGACGGCTCAGCGATTCGCCTCGCCAAGACGGAGTTGCCGGTGGGCACGCTGGACGTGGGGTGCGCCGATGCCTACCTCACGCTCTTCTCCGAGTGCGGTCTCCAGGAGCTGCAGGGCTCCGGCGGAAAATGGAGGCTGCCTGCGGGCAGGTACGTCTGCTGGTCGCTGGGCCTTCGGCTGACGGACGAGGCCAACGTCGTCTGGACGCTGCAGGGCTCAGGGGATATGGGCAAACTCGGTGAAATCGTCATCGAGCCCGACAAGACAGTCGCCCTCAAGATGGGGCCACCGCTGAAGGTCAAGACCGAAGCTCGGCAGATCAGCGGGTTGTTCAGCAGGAATCGCTACGTGAGCATGGGGCTCACCGGTCAGGCCGGCGAGAGCTACAGTCACGGAGCCTACAAGAACAGGTGGCGCCTGCCGCCTCCCAAGCTGAAGATCCTGGACCAGAGCGGCCAAGTCATGGCCAACGGCCAGTTCGAGTATGGCTGAGGTGGTACCTGCCAGTACTCGTGGCGAGTACCCAAGAGCTTCAAAGGCAAGTTCCGCGTCGAAGTGGCCCCCAATCTGGGCCCGTTCAAGGTTGACGTCGCCAGCAACAGCGATGAGTGGCACGCGGTGAGCAAGTGAGCGCCCGGCCGAGCCTCTCGGGGTCCGCGCGTTCTTGTCAGGCGGTGGGGCGTTGTCCTCGGTGTCTCTGCCGGGAAGGCTGGCTGTTGCCGGTGTTTTGCGTCCCCCGATGCTGAAAGGCCCGGTCAGTGGTCGGTGACCGGGGTTCGGGGTTCGGTGATGTGCCTTTGCGTCACTCATGTCGGGGAGACGAAGCGTCGGTCGACGGAGCTTGCTTCACCCGGGGAATGGGCGACCCTGAGACGCACATCTGGCGATGGCCATCGCCGGTTCGCTGGCGCCATGGTTGCAGCCGCCCTGCTCCCGATCCTTCTCTGCCCGGTAATCGCTCGAGCGTTGGCCAGCGAGAGGAAGCTCGTCCTGGCCTGCAGAGTGGACAACGACCTGTGCCAGGTTCTGGAGGCCTCGGGCATCACCTGCCCGCGCTACGATGCCGCCGGACGGGCCGTCGGCGAAGCCCCCTCGGGCGCGACGGTGATGATCCTGGCGGACGGCTACCCCGAGCAGACGACCGAACTTGGCCCAGCTTTACTGGAGAAGGCTGCCGCCAAGGACATCCGCCTGTATGTCGAGTATCCAAGGGCCGTTCCGGGTCTCGAGGTCGGCCCGCCGCGAGAGACGCAGTGGGAACGCGTGGTCGTCTCGACCGACGTGTTCGGCCCGGCCCTGCCACGGCTGCGCATTCTCATGGTACACGGTTGCCGTTTCATTCCCACGACGAGCGTGGACTCCCTGCTCGTGGCCGGTCGCGTCGCGGGTTTCGACCAGGCGGTGTTCGGACTGCCCAGCCAACTGTCTCCCATCCTGTTCGAACTGCCGCAACGGCGTCTGGTTGTCGCGACCACCAAGTTGAGCGCCTTCTTGACCGGTCGCTATGCCCCGGCGAGCGACTGGCAGGTCTTCTGGCAGCAGATGCTCGGGCGACTCACCGATCGCCAAGCCATCCCGCTCCGGGTGACGCCGATCGTGACCCCCGCGTACGGTCCGGCCGATCCGCTTCCCGCCGACGTCGAGAGACGCAGCCTTGCAGCCTTCACCCGGTGGGCGGTTGACGCTCGGCTGCTCGTGCACTCATCCCGCCAGGCCGAGATCCACCGGCTTCTGACCGCCAATGTGGAAGCGGCCGCGGCCCCCGGGCCTGGCGCTCCCAGCGGTGACGGTAGTCTTGGCCTGCTCGAGGGATTCGAGTCGCTGATCGCCTGGGATGGCAGCCAGAAGCAAAGGCTTCCGCTGCGGTGTGACTGCCACGCGGAGATGGCCGCCTGCATGGCCCTGGACTGGGCTGTGAACCACAATGCCGGCAGTCGCAGGATCGCCGAGAACCTGCTGGACTTCGTCTTCTTCAAGTCGGAGGCCATGCGCGGCCCACGCGGCGATCCAACTCATCCGGCATTCGGCCATGTGGCTTGGGGATTGATCGCCCCGGCCTGGCAGATCGCCCATTACGGCGACGACAACGCCCGGGTCGTGGAGGGCGCGATCGTGGCCGCCGCCTGCCTGAAGTCGGATCGCTGGGATGAGCCGATTCTTCGAGCCTTGTTGGCCAACCTGCGAACCACCGGGAGACTCGGCTTCCGGGGCGAGCGGATCGACATCGCCCCCCTCGAGCGACGCGGCTGGAGACCCTACCATGATGCCGACACAGTCGATCTCTGCGCCCACTACGAGGCGGCTCTGTGGGCCTGCTTTCTGTGGGCGTATCAGCACACCAATCACCTGCCGTTCCTCGACAAGGCGAAAACCGGGATCCGCCGGATGATGGAAGCCTACCCCGGCCGTTGGCGATGGCAGAACAACCTGGAGCGCGTCCGCATGGTCCACTGCCTCGCGTGGCTGGTCCGCGTGGAAGACACCCCGGAACATCGAGACTGGCTCAAACGGATGTGCACCGATCTGCTCGCCTGTCAGGATCCCGCCACCGGAGCGGTCGCCGAGGTCATCGGAGCCAAAGGCTCCGCCCACTTCCTGCCGCCGACGAGCAACGAGGAGTACGGGACTCGCGAAATGCCCATCATTCAGGACAGCGGCGATCGGGCCAGCGACCAACTCTATGTCACCGGCTTCACGCTGCTGGTTCTGCATGAAGCGAACGCCGTTCTCGGCGATCCCGGGCTCCAGACGGCCGAAGACAGGTTGGCGGAGTATCTCTGCCGCATCCAGGTTCGCGCCGATCGGATTCCGTACCTCAACGGTGGATGGTTCCGGGCATTCTGCTTCGGGCGATGGGAGTACTGGGCAAGCTCGGGTGACGCGGGATGGGGAGCCTGGAGCATGGAGGCCGGATGGGGCCAGGCCTGGGCCGCGGCGACCATGGGCTTGAGGGCGTTGAACACAACCGTCTGGGATCTGACCGGCGACAGCAAGATCGATCGGCATCTGCCCGCCGTTCAGCAGCTCATGGCGGTGAACAAGGGCGGCCCGTGGCGATCGACGACACAGCCTGACCCTGTGTCTCGGCCCCCAGAATGAGATTGCGGCACACGCGGGTGGCGCATGGAGGCAAACGAAGAAGTGATGTCCGCGATCGTCCAGAATCGGTTCGTCTGCCGCTCTCCGTACTCCTGCCGGATGGGTGAGAGACGGGTTCGTGACAGTTTCGGCAGCCGGACTCCCTGGTCGCCTGCGCTCATCCGCGCGGTGGGTGCCCTGGAGGGCGCCCGCCCGGTCGGGTATGCGTTTCTTCCTTGTTCACGCTGACATGGTCTTGTCGTCACAGTATCATCTTTGCGAGGAGTCACGGTCATGAAGAGAGTCGAGGGTATCGATCTGGGAAGCGTTCAAGCCGTGTACACGGGCTCCGAATGGAGGCTCTGGGAACTTCTGATGGGCGAGCAGATACACATCGGTGGGCTGGTATCGTCACAGGAGTTGGCTCGAAAAGCGGGGATTGCCACAGGCATGGCCGGCACCGATCTCTGCTGCTGCACCGGGGCGGGCATGCGTTTTCTGGTCCGGTTCTGCCAGGTCCGCCGGATGGTCGGTGTCGACGCCACCGAAACGGTGGTGCGCAGGGGCGAGCAGCGATGCCGAGACGAGGGGATGGAACATCGTATCCGGTTTGTCCTGGGCGACGCCTGTGAAACGGGCCTGGAGTCGGCCAGCGTCGATTTCGTCTGGGGTGAGGATGCGTGGTGCTACGTGGCGGACAAGGCTGCGCTGTTGGCCGAGGCGGCTCGATTGGTCAAGGGGGGCGGTCTCATCGCCTTCACCGACTGGATCGAGGGTTCGCCGCCCATGTCCGACGCCGAGGCCGATCGCTTCCTGCGGTTCATGAAGTTCCCGAGTGTGCAGGATCTGGGCGGCTACCGCGGATTGCTCGAAAGCTGCGGCTGCGCGGTCGTGACGGCCGAGGACACCGGTCGCTTCGCGCCGCACGCGGAGCTGTACGTCCAGATGCTCTCCACTCAACTCCGGTACGATGCCCTGAAGATCATCGGCTTCGACTCGGCTACGATGGAGGGCCTGATGGGCGAACTCCGCTTTGTGCGTGATCTTGCCCGTACCGGCAAGATCGCCCAGGGTCTGTTCGTGGCCCGCAAAGCCCGGTGAGGGCTTCTCCGCCGGGTCCGATGCGTTGTGGTTCTTGGCGTGGGGGTTGCAGGAATAGGAGCTGAGCGGTGAGTTCACGTTGCGGGCAGAATCACGAGCCGGCCGCCGGATCCGGGGTCTGCGGATCGGCGGGCGGAGGAAGCGACCCCCGGTCCCATTTCGCGGGCATGATTCCCAACTGCCTCGCCTACGCCACGGAGGCGAAGCGGCAGGGCCGGCCGGTCGTCGGCATCATGTGCGAATACACGCCACGCGAGCTGATCATGGCGGCCGGAGCGGTGCCGGTGTGCCTGTGCGGGGGATCGGCCAAGACGATACCGGCCGCCGAGGAGCATCTGCCCGCCAATCTGTGCCCACTGATCAAGTCCACTTTCGGTTACCATGTGCAGAAGGGCAACCCCTTCCTCGAGATGGCCGATCTGGTTGTGGCGGATACGACCTGCGATGGCAAGAAGAAGATGTTCGAGCTCATGGGTGAAACCCGGCCGATGTTCATTCTCGAACTGCCCCAGAAGCCGGATCGGCCCGAGGGTCTGGCCTTCTGGCGGTCTGAACTGGTCCGCCTGAGGGACGAGCTCAGCCGGAGGTGCAAGACGGAGATCACCGACTGCCGCCTGAAGCGGGCGGTCGAGGCGATGAATGAGGAGCGATCGCTTCGTCGGCAGTTGGCGGAGCTGATGAAGCGTGAATCGCCGCCCCTGACCGGGCGGCAGCTGCTGGATTTCAAGAGCAGCATCTCGTGCGTTCCCGTCGACATCGAGCAATACAGGAAAGCGATCGAGCTGCTCGGGAACGAGGCCCCGGATTCGGCGATGAGATCCCGGGTCCGGGTGCTCATGACCGGGGTGCCCATGGCCCATGGGGCCGAGCGAGTGCTGGAGATCATTGAGAACAGCGGCGGCCTGGTGGTCGGCATGGAGAACTGTACCGGGCTCAAGCCGATCATGGAGGACGTGGAGATTGACGGCGATGTGCTCGAAGCCATCGCCAGGAAGTACTATCACCTGTCATGCTCGGTGATGACCACTAACGAGCGGAGGCTGGACCTGCTGCGGCAACTGGCGGCCGAGTATCGCCCGCAGTGCGTGGTGGAACTCATCTGGCAGGCCTGCCTGACCTACGACGTCGAATCCAACCGCGTGCGCCGGCTGGTGGAACAAGAGTTGAACCTGCCGTATCTGCGGATCGAGACGGACTACTCGCCCTCCGATTCCGCCCGGATCGCGGTTCGGGTCGAGGCCCTGTTCGAGATGGTCCGCGGCCGGGGCAAACGATGAAGACGGTATTGTCCACCTGTCCCTATGTGCCTTCGGAGTGGGTTGCCTCCCACGGTCTGCATCCGCGGCGTTTTCGGCCAGGTGACGCTCGCGCCGCCGCGGGCCTGGCCGGCGGGGCGGGGGTCTGTCCGTATGCCCGCGATGTCCTGCGAGCCATGGAGGCGGCGATTGTAACCGCGGACACCGCTGGCGTGGTCATCACCACGGTGTGTGATCAGATGCGGCGGGCGGCAGACCAGCTGTCGGGGACGGACTCCCGCCCGGTGTTTCTGATGAACGTGCCGACCACCTGGCAAACGCCTGCCGCGCACCGGATCTATGTTTCCGAACTGCGGCGTCTGGGCCGTTTCCTGGTCTCCGTGGGCGGCAGGGCGCCGGACGATCGCCAGTTGGCGAACACGATAGTAGCCTATGACCGGGCACGTTTCACGCTCAAGGAGTGTCGGCGGCGATGCTCGGGAAGCGGGTTCAGCCGGTTGTTGGCGGAGTTCGACGAGCAGGGACTGGACGTATCGTTCTCCCTTTCGGCTCCCGGACCTGCCGACGCGGTCAGGCTGGCCCTGGTTGGTGGCCCGCTCTGGGCCGAGGACGCAGAGCTGTTCGAGATCATCGAGAGTCTCGGCGGCAACGTGGTCCTCGACGCTACAACCAGCGGGGAGTTGGTCATGGCGGACGCGTATGACCGGTCCCACCTTGCGGACCGGCCGCTGGAGGAGATGGCTCGGGTGTACGGGCGCATCCCCGACGCCTTCCGTCGTCCCAACGTCGCCCTGTTCGAATGGTTGGGGCGCGAGTTGGCGGCTCGAGGCGTGCAGGGAATCGTGTTCCGCACCTGTCTGTGGTGCGACACGTGGGTGGCGGAACTGGTGCGCATCCGGGACGGGTTTGGATTGCCGGTCCTGCACCTGGATGTTGACGGAGCGAGCCCGGGTTGCCGTGCCCGGATCAGCGGCCGGCTGCAGGCGTTCATGGAAGTGCTTCGATGAGTGGCCTCGCGTCCATCACGCTCGAGCAATGGGATCGTCGCTACGAGGAACTGCGCGCGGCGGGCCTGCGGGAGCCGGAGTATGGGGGGCCGTTGCGGCGACATGTCGAGGACGGTGATCGGCGGTTGCTTCGGCTCCGGTTTGACCCGTCCCCGGCGGCGTTGCGGTTGTGGAACTTCCTGCTGACCGAGGAGGCACGGCTGCGGAAGGCTCGCCGGGACGGCAAGAAGCTGGTTGGCGTCATGAAGGATCTCGGGACGACGGCGCTGATGGCTTACTGCGTCCCTGAGCTGGTGGCCTTCTATCCCGATGGGGCCTGGTGGATCCCCTGTGTGATGGAAATGCAGGCGGGCCTGTTCTCGATCGCCGATTCGCTGGGCATCAACGACTCGTTCTGTCCGGTGCGAGCCATGCTGGGGGCGTTCGTCACTGGGGCGCACTTCCCGATCCCGGACATGCTGGTATGCAGTGCGGGGGCGACGTGCGACGACTTCTCGGCCATCGCTCAGCGGCTTGAGGGGCTGGGGCACCCCATCTTGTGGTGGGAGATCCCGCACCGGCGGAGACCGGAGTCGGGGGAAGGGCGGGTCGAGCTGCCGGGCGGTTTCGTCGCCCCGACCGAGCAGGTGGCCGTGGTCCGCGAGGAGCTCGATCGGGTGCGGGAGGGGCTGCAGAGCGTGGCCGGTTCTCGGCTCGATGATGTCCGCCTAGCCGCCGGGATTCGCAAGGCGAACCGGGTCCGGAGGCTCCTGGCCGATCTACGGCGCCAGGTCTTCACCGCCCCGCGTTGTCCGATGCCAGCCTTGGAGATGCTGGTTGCGGAGATGCTGGCCATCCATTTCTGTTCCGATTTCGACGAGAGTCTGCGAGTGCTCGCCGACCTGGATGAGGAGGTATCGGCTCGCGTGCGATCAGGTGAGGGCATTCTCCCGGCCGAAGCGGTTCGCGTGTACTGGGTGAATCCGGTGGCGGACCTGCGGGTCATGAACCTGCTCGAGTCATGCGGCGGGCGGGTATGTGGGACGGAGTACCTGTTCAGTCACGCCCTGGATCTCATTCCGGAGGATCTTGGTCCGATGGAGGCCCTGGCTCGGATGGCCCTGGCCGATCCGATGGTTGGGCCGGCTTCTGATCGGGCGGAGCGGATCTGCCGGGATGCGGTTGGTTTCGGCGCCGAGGCGGTGCTCATCTCGCGCATTCCGGGTGCCAGTCACTGTGCTCTGGAAGGTGAGGTGATAGCCGAGGGTGTACGGCGGCTGGGGCTTCCGGTGGCGGAGATCGAGGTGCCGTCGCTTTCGGACGCCTGTGGACCGCGGCTGGCCACTCGGCTGGGTGGCCTGATCGAGACCGCGTTGAGGAGGAGGGGCTCATGATCGTCGCGGGTATCGACGCCGGTTCTCGAACGATCAAGATCGTTCTATGGGACGGGGGCCGTGGAGCGATGGTGGGCGCGGGGGTTGCCGACCAGGGTGTCGAGCAGGACGCGTTGGCTGGCGCGTTGCTTGATCGGCTACTGGGCGAGACCGGACGGGCCCGGTCGGATCTTGGACGGGTGGTTGCCACCGGTTATGGGCGGGGCATCATGAGCATGGCCGACAGCACCGTGACGGAGATCACCTGCCACGCAGTAGGCGTGCGGCACGTGCTGCCCGGGGCGCGGACGGTGATTGACATTGGCGGGCAGGACAGCAAGCTGATACGACTGGACGGTGACGGCAGCGTGCGTGATTTCGTGATGAACGACCGATGTGCGGCCGGGTCGGGCAGGTTTTTAGAAGTTATTGCAGCTCGTTTGGGTGTTGAGTTGTCGGCCCTGGGTGCCCTGGCCCGGCAGAGCGAGCGGCCGGCGGTGATCAGCAGCATGTGTGTGGTGTTCGCCGAGACGGAGGTCATCGGTCTGTTGGCGTCGCGTACGCCGGCGGCGGATCTGGCCGCAGGGGTTCAGGTCTCGATGGCGAACCGGGTGGTGGCCATGGCTGGCCGGCATCTGGATCTGCCGATCGTGTTTACCGGCGGGGTGGCCCTGGTGCCGGGCATGTCGGACGCGTTGGCGACGGCCCTGGGGCATCCACTCCAGGTGGCTCCGGATCCGCGGATGACCGGAGCTCTGGGTGCGGCCCTGCTCGCCGCCAGCCACGCGGAGCCGGTTCGGGCGAGGGTGGCCCCGGCACCTCCCCGGTGACATCCGGCCTTCGGCTCGCCAGGGTCAGGGCCGGGTCAGCTCGTCGACCAGGGAGCCGGCGTCGTAGACACCTCTTAATGACTCTATAATGGCCCGGATGTCGACGGCCACGGCCCGGCCCTGGCGATCGTCGTAGGCGATGTCCCAGACGAGCGACTGGATATTGCCGTCGAAGATCAGGCCGACGACCTCGCCGCGGGTATTGACCACCGGGCTTCCGGAGTTGCCGCCGATGATGTCTGCCGTGAACACGAAGTTGAAGGGGGTACGAAGCCGGATCTGGTCGCGGCGGTCGAGCCACGATTTGGGGATATCGAACGGCGGCTGCGGGCCGCGTTCCTTGTACCGCTCGAACAACCCGGCTATGTCAGTATAAGGAGGTATAGTCGTGCCGCCCTGCTCATAGCCTTTGACCTGGCCGAAGGCGAGTCGGAGGGTTCCGGTTGCATCGGGGTACAGGGACTCGCCGTACAGGGCGAACTGGATGGCGGCGATCCTGGCGTAGGCATCGCGTTCGACGCCTTCGACCTCGTCCTCGAAGCGTTTGCGGAGGGTGCGGCTTTCCGGATCCATGGTGATGGCCAGGCGGATCATGGGATCGGGGCTCGCCTCGACGGCCTTCTTGCCCTCTTTGACCAGTCGTTTTCGGGTTTCGATGTCCTTGAGGGTGCAGCCTTTGACGAGCTGTTCCGCGCGAGCTGCCGGGGGCAGGCCGTCCAGGGTTCTGACCACGGCGGGGTCGTCGGCTCCGAGGGTCTCCGCCAGGAGCGACAGTCCGCTGGTCAGGGCTTCGATTTCGAGGGCCTCGTAGATGGGTGACGGCGAGTAGAGTCCGAGATACACGGATTCGAGTTCGGAGTCGCGGTATTCGCGGAGGCGGTCCGGCGACGGCTTAGGTAGTTCTTCTGACAGCCTGACAACAGTCATAGCCATACTGAAGAGGCTTGAGCCCAGCCCGCCGCCCAGGGTGCGGTGTCGCTGGAAGAAGGTGCCGTAGAGTTTCCGGGCGGTAGCCAGGCGTTCCCACGGATTGCCGTTTGCGAGGGCCGGTTGGGTGGCGGCCACGGCCTTCAGCCTGGCGTCGGCCTGTTCGCGGGCGGTCATGACAGCCGGATCGAGGAGGCCGGCGTAGATGCCGGTTCGGGCCTTGCGGCCGTTCTCGATGCCCAGGAGGGCGTCGTGCCCGATGCGGGCGTGTTCCGGGCTGCGGTTGCAGAAGACATTCATTTGGGCTTCGCGGCGCCAGAGGCGGCGGAGGCTGTCCGGCATCTCCGCATCGCGCAGGAAGCGGAGGTGGTCGGCGGTGATCAGTCGTTGGGTGTGGCCGGGATGGCCGGCGACCAGGAGGAGTTCGCCATCGCGGGAACCTTCGGTGCTCACCTGGAGATAGTGTTCGGCCTTGAGCGGCTTGTCGTTTTCATAGACGCGGAAGAAGCAGCAGTCGAGGTTGAAGCGCGGGAACTCGAAGTTGTCGACGTCGCCGCCGAAGAAGGCCGCGCTCTGCTCGGGGGCCATGACCAGGCGGACGTCGGTATACCGGCGGTACCGGTAGAGGTGGTATCGGCCGCCTTTGTAGAGGGTGACGATTTCGCTGTCGAGCCCGGTGGCGTCTTTTGATTCCTGTTCGATGCGGGTCATGGCCTTGCGGCGGGCTTCGAAGGCCTTGGCCACGGACAGGGATGGATCGGCGGCCGCGTTGACCTTATCGGTGACGTCCTCGATCGACCAAAGGAACCTGATCTCCAGGTCCTTGCACTTCAGTTCGTGGTCGCGGGTGCGGGCGATGAAGCCGGTCTTGAGGAGGTCGCGATCCGGGGTGCTGAGGTTATAGATCTGGTCGGAGCCGACGTGGTGGTTGGTGAGGATGAGCCCGTCGGCGGAGACCAGCGAGCCGGTGCCACCGCCTATCCGCACGGTTGCCTTCTGCAGGTGCTCCAGCCAGGCGGGGGTCGGCTCGAAGTTGTACTTCGAGCGGAGCGTAGCGGTCGGCGGGTTGTTCAGCAGCCACATACCCTCGTCGGCGGCCGCGGCGGAGGCGATGAGCAGCGACAGCAGGACTGGCGAGCGGACGATCATCGATCGCATGGTCAGTTCCTTGGTACCTTGGTTCTGGGATGCTGGGATGGACGCCAGCGACGTCTTGCCGTCTCACGGCGGTAGTGCGGATCATGGTCGAGAGGACGCTCGAACGCAAGGGCGGCAGGGGGAGTTGAGAACGAGGATGAAAAAAAGGGCTTGCCCGGTGCGATCGATTCCTGCTTGACGAACCTGAAGTTCTCGGTTGGGTATCGTCGTCGTCGCGAGGGGTGGGCATTTGACGAAGATGGTCATGCTTTTGCTAAACGAAGCCACCGCTGAGCCGCTCGAGCTGCGTTTTTGGCCGCGCCAGGGCGGTTTTGGCCGGTGGCGATCGACGAGCGCCGGCGCCAAACGAAGCCAATATCCGCGGTCCGAAGCCGAGGCCCGCGGTCAGTTGTCGGGGATCGGCAATCAGCCGGAGGAAGACGGGGGATCATTCTCTCCGGTTTGGGCTTGGAGGGAATAACACCACGGGTGTCCCGGTTGAGCGCGGGCAGTGAACGTCGGCTGCGGTGAGGCTTCCATTCAGCATCCCGGGGGCTGGCCGGGGCCGGTGAGGCAGGGGGAGAACAGTCGGAGGTCCTGTGGGTCGGCATCGCCGTCGGCGTCCAGATCGGCGGGGGCGCAGCCCGGTGCATAGCTGACGGCGTTGCCCGACAGGCATCGCTGGAGGAAGGCGAAGTCGTCCAGGTCCACGTCGTGGTCCAGATCGAAGTCGGAGCATTGGATTCTGGCAACCGGGGTGGTCGGCGTCGGGGAGTAGTTCAGGGTCGCGTCGTAGGCGAAGATGGCGTAGTAGTGCGACGTATTGCATTCCACGTTAGCATGCACGTACTGGTCGCGGGCGTCTGGGACACCGGGCTGATCCGCGAGCAGCGTGCCGTCGGTTGGGCCGGTCGGATAACCGGTCGTCTTGAACACGATCCTGGTTCCAACGAGGTCCAGGTCGGGGGGGTTCGTCCAGGACAGGGTGATGTGGTGGTAGGCGATGGTCGTCGCGACCTCGGCGACGGGGCCGGGAGGCGTGAGGTCGACGGGTGTTGCCATGGTTGCGGCGGTGTACAGGTAGGATCGGGCGACGGCCGCCTGGTCGTTCAGTTCCCAGGATGTACGGATGGTGCCGGGTGTGTAGGGATCGCGGGACCACAGTCGGCCGTAGTGGCCGTTGGGGTCTTCGCGGTTGGTGTGGAGCCAAGTCATGGCGGTGATGACGGTCTGGAGCCAGGCGGGGTTATAGTCGTGGAGATAGAGGTTATTGAGGGCGTCCACGAGTTCGAAGGCCCAGTAGCCCTCGTCGCGGATGGCTCCGTCGGTGAAATACGCCGCGACGGATGTGTGGCTGATGCGTTGGGCCTCGTGGAGGTCGGCGACGTTGCCGGTGGCATCGTAGAAGAGGAGGTTGCAGGAGATGCCGATGCCGGCGCTGTTGATGAGTGTGTATCCGTCGCTCGTGCCGGCGTTGTTGCCGGTGAGCAGGAATCGCTCCTTGAAGAGGCCGTTGGACTGCTGAACATGGGAGGCGGCCCAGGCATAGAGACG comes from Phycisphaerae bacterium and encodes:
- a CDS encoding 2-hydroxyacyl-CoA dehydratase: MKTVLSTCPYVPSEWVASHGLHPRRFRPGDARAAAGLAGGAGVCPYARDVLRAMEAAIVTADTAGVVITTVCDQMRRAADQLSGTDSRPVFLMNVPTTWQTPAAHRIYVSELRRLGRFLVSVGGRAPDDRQLANTIVAYDRARFTLKECRRRCSGSGFSRLLAEFDEQGLDVSFSLSAPGPADAVRLALVGGPLWAEDAELFEIIESLGGNVVLDATTSGELVMADAYDRSHLADRPLEEMARVYGRIPDAFRRPNVALFEWLGRELAARGVQGIVFRTCLWCDTWVAELVRIRDGFGLPVLHLDVDGASPGCRARISGRLQAFMEVLR
- a CDS encoding 2-hydroxyglutaryl-CoA dehydratase encodes the protein MIVAGIDAGSRTIKIVLWDGGRGAMVGAGVADQGVEQDALAGALLDRLLGETGRARSDLGRVVATGYGRGIMSMADSTVTEITCHAVGVRHVLPGARTVIDIGGQDSKLIRLDGDGSVRDFVMNDRCAAGSGRFLEVIAARLGVELSALGALARQSERPAVISSMCVVFAETEVIGLLASRTPAADLAAGVQVSMANRVVAMAGRHLDLPIVFTGGVALVPGMSDALATALGHPLQVAPDPRMTGALGAALLAASHAEPVRARVAPAPPR
- a CDS encoding class I SAM-dependent methyltransferase — encoded protein: MKRVEGIDLGSVQAVYTGSEWRLWELLMGEQIHIGGLVSSQELARKAGIATGMAGTDLCCCTGAGMRFLVRFCQVRRMVGVDATETVVRRGEQRCRDEGMEHRIRFVLGDACETGLESASVDFVWGEDAWCYVADKAALLAEAARLVKGGGLIAFTDWIEGSPPMSDAEADRFLRFMKFPSVQDLGGYRGLLESCGCAVVTAEDTGRFAPHAELYVQMLSTQLRYDALKIIGFDSATMEGLMGELRFVRDLARTGKIAQGLFVARKAR
- a CDS encoding S46 family peptidase translates to MIVRSPVLLSLLIASAAAADEGMWLLNNPPTATLRSKYNFEPTPAWLEHLQKATVRIGGGTGSLVSADGLILTNHHVGSDQIYNLSTPDRDLLKTGFIARTRDHELKCKDLEIRFLWSIEDVTDKVNAAADPSLSVAKAFEARRKAMTRIEQESKDATGLDSEIVTLYKGGRYHLYRYRRYTDVRLVMAPEQSAAFFGGDVDNFEFPRFNLDCCFFRVYENDKPLKAEHYLQVSTEGSRDGELLLVAGHPGHTQRLITADHLRFLRDAEMPDSLRRLWRREAQMNVFCNRSPEHARIGHDALLGIENGRKARTGIYAGLLDPAVMTAREQADARLKAVAATQPALANGNPWERLATARKLYGTFFQRHRTLGGGLGSSLFSMAMTVVRLSEELPKPSPDRLREYRDSELESVYLGLYSPSPIYEALEIEALTSGLSLLAETLGADDPAVVRTLDGLPPAARAEQLVKGCTLKDIETRKRLVKEGKKAVEASPDPMIRLAITMDPESRTLRKRFEDEVEGVERDAYARIAAIQFALYGESLYPDATGTLRLAFGQVKGYEQGGTTIPPYTDIAGLFERYKERGPQPPFDIPKSWLDRRDQIRLRTPFNFVFTADIIGGNSGSPVVNTRGEVVGLIFDGNIQSLVWDIAYDDRQGRAVAVDIRAIIESLRGVYDAGSLVDELTRP
- a CDS encoding 2-hydroxyacyl-CoA dehydratase gives rise to the protein MSSRCGQNHEPAAGSGVCGSAGGGSDPRSHFAGMIPNCLAYATEAKRQGRPVVGIMCEYTPRELIMAAGAVPVCLCGGSAKTIPAAEEHLPANLCPLIKSTFGYHVQKGNPFLEMADLVVADTTCDGKKKMFELMGETRPMFILELPQKPDRPEGLAFWRSELVRLRDELSRRCKTEITDCRLKRAVEAMNEERSLRRQLAELMKRESPPLTGRQLLDFKSSISCVPVDIEQYRKAIELLGNEAPDSAMRSRVRVLMTGVPMAHGAERVLEIIENSGGLVVGMENCTGLKPIMEDVEIDGDVLEAIARKYYHLSCSVMTTNERRLDLLRQLAAEYRPQCVVELIWQACLTYDVESNRVRRLVEQELNLPYLRIETDYSPSDSARIAVRVEALFEMVRGRGKR
- a CDS encoding 2-hydroxyacyl-CoA dehydratase, with the protein product MSGLASITLEQWDRRYEELRAAGLREPEYGGPLRRHVEDGDRRLLRLRFDPSPAALRLWNFLLTEEARLRKARRDGKKLVGVMKDLGTTALMAYCVPELVAFYPDGAWWIPCVMEMQAGLFSIADSLGINDSFCPVRAMLGAFVTGAHFPIPDMLVCSAGATCDDFSAIAQRLEGLGHPILWWEIPHRRRPESGEGRVELPGGFVAPTEQVAVVREELDRVREGLQSVAGSRLDDVRLAAGIRKANRVRRLLADLRRQVFTAPRCPMPALEMLVAEMLAIHFCSDFDESLRVLADLDEEVSARVRSGEGILPAEAVRVYWVNPVADLRVMNLLESCGGRVCGTEYLFSHALDLIPEDLGPMEALARMALADPMVGPASDRAERICRDAVGFGAEAVLISRIPGASHCALEGEVIAEGVRRLGLPVAEIEVPSLSDACGPRLATRLGGLIETALRRRGS